In Euwallacea fornicatus isolate EFF26 chromosome 20, ASM4011564v1, whole genome shotgun sequence, a single window of DNA contains:
- the Hsc70Cb gene encoding heat shock 70 kDa protein 4 isoform X2, protein MAAMSVIGIDLGNESCYIAVAKAGGIETIANDYSMRATPSYVAFSGKNRILGVAAKNQQVTNMKNTVYGLKRLLGRKFKDPHVQRELQWLPFNILEDKNGNIGIKVNYLNEEHTFSPEQCLAMLLTKLKDTASVALQTPINDCVVSVPSYFTNNERKALLDSAAIAGLNVLRLFNESTATALSYGIYKQDLPAPEDKPRNVIFVDCGYASLQVFACAFHKGKLKMLATASDSYLGGRDFDRVLADRFCADFQEKYRINPKSNPRAYIRLLAEVEKLKKQMSANSTTLPLGIECFMDDKDVKSEMKRADMDALCASLFQRVEITLKECLKQSGLNLDDIYAVEIVGGSSRIPAIKQLMEKVFQKQPSTTLNQDEAVARGCALQCAMLSPAVRVREFSVTDVQNYPIHMCWEASAGGETAGDIEVFPANHAVPFTKMLTFYRTEAFSLRAFYSNDVPYPDRNIGTWVVKDIRPTADGKSQKVKVKVRINLHGVMTVTSASLIEAKEAVESPEEENQEAGNAPQEHQNGEQQRNQGENDVNMDGGEAVQQQQQSAEEGEKKKKLVKSVELPIEALTFGFSNVEIDKFSEQEFKMIASDKQEKERADARNGLEEYVYELRNKASEDLAPYILESDKEQLVRELDGMEDWLYGDGEDCNKQVYIDKLAELKSKGEPVQQRKIECDLRPTIIEDFAKSLQQCMKALELIKNKDPKFSHLTDEEISKVEQAFKSAYQWLEQTRGKLAGAPKHLHPPVTIAQIRQEKGNFENSVNSILNKAPPKAPSPPKDEKANAEPKVNSDQKEQSQQQQENMEWS, encoded by the exons ATGGCCGCGATGTCAGTTATCGGAATAGACCTAGGAAATGAATCCTGCTATATTGCTGTTGCGAAAGCGGGCGGCATCGAAACGATTGCCAATGATTACAGTATGAGGGCCACCCC ATCCTATGTCGCATTTTCGGGCAAAAACCGCATTCTCGGCGTTGCCGCCAAGAACCAACAAGTTACCAACATGAAAAACACTGTATATGGCCTGAAACGTCTTTTAGGCAGAAAGTTTAAAGATCCGCATGTCCAACGCGAATTACAATGGCTGCCATTCAATATTTTGGAAGACAAGAATGGAAATATAGGAATTAAA GTAAATTACTTAAATGAAGAACACACATTCTCCCCTGAACAATGTTTAGCAATGCTTCTAACTAAATTAAAAGATACCGCAAGTGTAGCACTGCAAACACCCATCAATGACTGCGTTGTATCTGTACCGTCATACTTCACCAATAATGAGAGGAAAGCGTTATTAGACTCAGCCGCTATAGCTG gCCTAAACGTGCTGAGGCTGTTCAACGAATCTACGGCCACCGCCTTGTCCTATGGTATTTATAAACAAGATCTGCCTGCTCCTGAGGACAAACCCAGGAATGTGATATTTGTGGATTGTGGCTATGCATCACTTCAGGTGTTTGCATGTGCTTTCCATAAGGGAAAATTGAAGATGTTGGCTACAGCCTCTGATTCGTATTTGGGAGGAAGGGATTTTGATAGGGTTTTAGCTGATCGATTCTGTGCTGATTTCCAGGAGAAATATCGCATCAATCCCAAGTCAAATCCGAG AGCCTACATAAGATTGTTAGCGgaagttgaaaaattgaagaagcAAATGTCTGCCAATTCCACAACTTTGCCTTTGGGAATTGAATGTTTCATGGATGATAAGGATGTTAAATCTGAGATGAAGAGAGCGGACATGGACGCTCTTTGCGCTAGCTTATTCCAACGCGTTGAAATAACATTGAAGGAATGTTTAAAACAGTCAG GATTAAATCTCGACGATATCTATGCAGTAGAAATTGTGGGTGGGTCATCGAGGATTCCCGCTATTAAGCAGCTAATGGAAAAGGTGTTTCAAAAACAGCCAAGCACCACTTTGAACCAGGATGAGGCAGTGGCTAGGGGCTGTGCCTTGCAGTGCGCCATGCTATCTCCTGCAGTTAGAGTGCGAGAATTTAGCGTAACTGATGTTCAG AACTATCCAATTCACATGTGTTGGGAAGCGAGCGCTGGGGGCGAAACAGCGGGAGACATAGAAGTATTTCCCGCAAATCATGCAGTTCCTTTCACCAAAATGCTTACCTTTTATCGCACTGAGGCATTTTCTCTTCGAGCTTTTTATAGCAACGATGTTCCCTATCCGGATCGTAACATTG GTACTTGGGTGGTAAAAGACATCCGTCCTACTGCGGATGGTAAGTCGCAAAAAGTTAAAGTCAAGGTGCGCATCAATCTGCATGGCGTCATGACCGTGACAAGCGCCTCCCTCATCGAAGCGAAAGAAGCTGTAGAGTCTCCCGAGGAGGAGAACCAAGAAGCCGGGAATGCACCTCAAGAGCACCAAAACGGCGAGCAGCAACGGAACCAGGGAGAGAATGATGTGAACATGGACGGTGGTGAGGCGGTTCAGCAGCAACAGCAGTCGGCAGAG GAGggagaaaaaaagaagaaacttGTGAAAAGCGTGGAATTGCCAATCGAAGCCCttacttttggattttcaaacgttgaaatCGACAAATTCAGCGAACAGGAATTCAAAATGATTGCTTCTGACAAACAGGAGAAGGAAAGAGCTGACGCTCGAAATGGTTTAGAAGAATACGTGTATGAATTGCGGAATAAGGCTTCGGAGGATTTGGCTCCTTATATTTTGGAAAGCGACAAAGAGCAGTTGGTCCGCGAATTGGACGGCATGGAAGATTGGTTGTATGGAGATGGAGAAGACTGCAACAAACAG gtttataTCGACAAACTAGCGGAGTTGAAGTCAAAAGGCGAGCCAGTGCAGCAACGTAAAATCGAATGCGATCTGAGACCCACTATTATCGAAGATTTCGCTAAATCTCTACAACAGTGCATGAAGGCTTTGGAACTTATAAA AAACAAGGACCCGAAATTCAGTCACTTGACCGATGAAGAAATCTCCAAAGTGGAGCAAGCCTTTAAGTCCGCTTATCAATGGCTGGAACAGACTAGGGGAAAATTGGCCGGTGCCCCTAAACATTTACACCCCCCCGTCACAATCGCCCAAATTAGACAGGAAAAAGGCAACTTTGAGAACAGCGTTAACTCAATTTTGAACAAAGCGCCACCGAAAGCGCCTTCTCCTCCGAAGGACGAGAAAGCGAATGCAGAACCGAAGGTTAACTCAGACCAGAAAGAGCAGAGTCAACAGCAACAGGAAAACATGGAGTGGTCGTAG
- the Hsc70Cb gene encoding heat shock 70 kDa protein 4 isoform X3 has product MKNTVYGLKRLLGRKFKDPHVQRELQWLPFNILEDKNGNIGIKVNYLNEEHTFSPEQCLAMLLTKLKDTASVALQTPINDCVVSVPSYFTNNERKALLDSAAIAGLNVLRLFNESTATALSYGIYKQDLPAPEDKPRNVIFVDCGYASLQVFACAFHKGKLKMLATASDSYLGGRDFDRVLADRFCADFQEKYRINPKSNPRAYIRLLAEVEKLKKQMSANSTTLPLGIECFMDDKDVKSEMKRADMDALCASLFQRVEITLKECLKQSGLNLDDIYAVEIVGGSSRIPAIKQLMEKVFQKQPSTTLNQDEAVARGCALQCAMLSPAVRVREFSVTDVQNYPIHMCWEASAGGETAGDIEVFPANHAVPFTKMLTFYRTEAFSLRAFYSNDVPYPDRNIGTWVVKDIRPTADGKSQKVKVKVRINLHGVMTVTSASLIEAKEAVESPEEENQEAGNAPQEHQNGEQQRNQGENDVNMDGGEAVQQQQQSAEVGSGTSWTKKISSWFSGEGEKKKKLVKSVELPIEALTFGFSNVEIDKFSEQEFKMIASDKQEKERADARNGLEEYVYELRNKASEDLAPYILESDKEQLVRELDGMEDWLYGDGEDCNKQVYIDKLAELKSKGEPVQQRKIECDLRPTIIEDFAKSLQQCMKALELIKNKDPKFSHLTDEEISKVEQAFKSAYQWLEQTRGKLAGAPKHLHPPVTIAQIRQEKGNFENSVNSILNKAPPKAPSPPKDEKANAEPKVNSDQKEQSQQQQENMEWS; this is encoded by the exons ATGAAAAACACTGTATATGGCCTGAAACGTCTTTTAGGCAGAAAGTTTAAAGATCCGCATGTCCAACGCGAATTACAATGGCTGCCATTCAATATTTTGGAAGACAAGAATGGAAATATAGGAATTAAA GTAAATTACTTAAATGAAGAACACACATTCTCCCCTGAACAATGTTTAGCAATGCTTCTAACTAAATTAAAAGATACCGCAAGTGTAGCACTGCAAACACCCATCAATGACTGCGTTGTATCTGTACCGTCATACTTCACCAATAATGAGAGGAAAGCGTTATTAGACTCAGCCGCTATAGCTG gCCTAAACGTGCTGAGGCTGTTCAACGAATCTACGGCCACCGCCTTGTCCTATGGTATTTATAAACAAGATCTGCCTGCTCCTGAGGACAAACCCAGGAATGTGATATTTGTGGATTGTGGCTATGCATCACTTCAGGTGTTTGCATGTGCTTTCCATAAGGGAAAATTGAAGATGTTGGCTACAGCCTCTGATTCGTATTTGGGAGGAAGGGATTTTGATAGGGTTTTAGCTGATCGATTCTGTGCTGATTTCCAGGAGAAATATCGCATCAATCCCAAGTCAAATCCGAG AGCCTACATAAGATTGTTAGCGgaagttgaaaaattgaagaagcAAATGTCTGCCAATTCCACAACTTTGCCTTTGGGAATTGAATGTTTCATGGATGATAAGGATGTTAAATCTGAGATGAAGAGAGCGGACATGGACGCTCTTTGCGCTAGCTTATTCCAACGCGTTGAAATAACATTGAAGGAATGTTTAAAACAGTCAG GATTAAATCTCGACGATATCTATGCAGTAGAAATTGTGGGTGGGTCATCGAGGATTCCCGCTATTAAGCAGCTAATGGAAAAGGTGTTTCAAAAACAGCCAAGCACCACTTTGAACCAGGATGAGGCAGTGGCTAGGGGCTGTGCCTTGCAGTGCGCCATGCTATCTCCTGCAGTTAGAGTGCGAGAATTTAGCGTAACTGATGTTCAG AACTATCCAATTCACATGTGTTGGGAAGCGAGCGCTGGGGGCGAAACAGCGGGAGACATAGAAGTATTTCCCGCAAATCATGCAGTTCCTTTCACCAAAATGCTTACCTTTTATCGCACTGAGGCATTTTCTCTTCGAGCTTTTTATAGCAACGATGTTCCCTATCCGGATCGTAACATTG GTACTTGGGTGGTAAAAGACATCCGTCCTACTGCGGATGGTAAGTCGCAAAAAGTTAAAGTCAAGGTGCGCATCAATCTGCATGGCGTCATGACCGTGACAAGCGCCTCCCTCATCGAAGCGAAAGAAGCTGTAGAGTCTCCCGAGGAGGAGAACCAAGAAGCCGGGAATGCACCTCAAGAGCACCAAAACGGCGAGCAGCAACGGAACCAGGGAGAGAATGATGTGAACATGGACGGTGGTGAGGCGGTTCAGCAGCAACAGCAGTCGGCAGAGGTAGGGTCCGGCACCAGCTGGACTAAGAAAATTTCGTCCTGGTTCAGCGGG GAGggagaaaaaaagaagaaacttGTGAAAAGCGTGGAATTGCCAATCGAAGCCCttacttttggattttcaaacgttgaaatCGACAAATTCAGCGAACAGGAATTCAAAATGATTGCTTCTGACAAACAGGAGAAGGAAAGAGCTGACGCTCGAAATGGTTTAGAAGAATACGTGTATGAATTGCGGAATAAGGCTTCGGAGGATTTGGCTCCTTATATTTTGGAAAGCGACAAAGAGCAGTTGGTCCGCGAATTGGACGGCATGGAAGATTGGTTGTATGGAGATGGAGAAGACTGCAACAAACAG gtttataTCGACAAACTAGCGGAGTTGAAGTCAAAAGGCGAGCCAGTGCAGCAACGTAAAATCGAATGCGATCTGAGACCCACTATTATCGAAGATTTCGCTAAATCTCTACAACAGTGCATGAAGGCTTTGGAACTTATAAA AAACAAGGACCCGAAATTCAGTCACTTGACCGATGAAGAAATCTCCAAAGTGGAGCAAGCCTTTAAGTCCGCTTATCAATGGCTGGAACAGACTAGGGGAAAATTGGCCGGTGCCCCTAAACATTTACACCCCCCCGTCACAATCGCCCAAATTAGACAGGAAAAAGGCAACTTTGAGAACAGCGTTAACTCAATTTTGAACAAAGCGCCACCGAAAGCGCCTTCTCCTCCGAAGGACGAGAAAGCGAATGCAGAACCGAAGGTTAACTCAGACCAGAAAGAGCAGAGTCAACAGCAACAGGAAAACATGGAGTGGTCGTAG
- the Hsc70Cb gene encoding heat shock 70 kDa protein 4 isoform X1: MAAMSVIGIDLGNESCYIAVAKAGGIETIANDYSMRATPSYVAFSGKNRILGVAAKNQQVTNMKNTVYGLKRLLGRKFKDPHVQRELQWLPFNILEDKNGNIGIKVNYLNEEHTFSPEQCLAMLLTKLKDTASVALQTPINDCVVSVPSYFTNNERKALLDSAAIAGLNVLRLFNESTATALSYGIYKQDLPAPEDKPRNVIFVDCGYASLQVFACAFHKGKLKMLATASDSYLGGRDFDRVLADRFCADFQEKYRINPKSNPRAYIRLLAEVEKLKKQMSANSTTLPLGIECFMDDKDVKSEMKRADMDALCASLFQRVEITLKECLKQSGLNLDDIYAVEIVGGSSRIPAIKQLMEKVFQKQPSTTLNQDEAVARGCALQCAMLSPAVRVREFSVTDVQNYPIHMCWEASAGGETAGDIEVFPANHAVPFTKMLTFYRTEAFSLRAFYSNDVPYPDRNIGTWVVKDIRPTADGKSQKVKVKVRINLHGVMTVTSASLIEAKEAVESPEEENQEAGNAPQEHQNGEQQRNQGENDVNMDGGEAVQQQQQSAEVGSGTSWTKKISSWFSGEGEKKKKLVKSVELPIEALTFGFSNVEIDKFSEQEFKMIASDKQEKERADARNGLEEYVYELRNKASEDLAPYILESDKEQLVRELDGMEDWLYGDGEDCNKQVYIDKLAELKSKGEPVQQRKIECDLRPTIIEDFAKSLQQCMKALELIKNKDPKFSHLTDEEISKVEQAFKSAYQWLEQTRGKLAGAPKHLHPPVTIAQIRQEKGNFENSVNSILNKAPPKAPSPPKDEKANAEPKVNSDQKEQSQQQQENMEWS; encoded by the exons ATGGCCGCGATGTCAGTTATCGGAATAGACCTAGGAAATGAATCCTGCTATATTGCTGTTGCGAAAGCGGGCGGCATCGAAACGATTGCCAATGATTACAGTATGAGGGCCACCCC ATCCTATGTCGCATTTTCGGGCAAAAACCGCATTCTCGGCGTTGCCGCCAAGAACCAACAAGTTACCAACATGAAAAACACTGTATATGGCCTGAAACGTCTTTTAGGCAGAAAGTTTAAAGATCCGCATGTCCAACGCGAATTACAATGGCTGCCATTCAATATTTTGGAAGACAAGAATGGAAATATAGGAATTAAA GTAAATTACTTAAATGAAGAACACACATTCTCCCCTGAACAATGTTTAGCAATGCTTCTAACTAAATTAAAAGATACCGCAAGTGTAGCACTGCAAACACCCATCAATGACTGCGTTGTATCTGTACCGTCATACTTCACCAATAATGAGAGGAAAGCGTTATTAGACTCAGCCGCTATAGCTG gCCTAAACGTGCTGAGGCTGTTCAACGAATCTACGGCCACCGCCTTGTCCTATGGTATTTATAAACAAGATCTGCCTGCTCCTGAGGACAAACCCAGGAATGTGATATTTGTGGATTGTGGCTATGCATCACTTCAGGTGTTTGCATGTGCTTTCCATAAGGGAAAATTGAAGATGTTGGCTACAGCCTCTGATTCGTATTTGGGAGGAAGGGATTTTGATAGGGTTTTAGCTGATCGATTCTGTGCTGATTTCCAGGAGAAATATCGCATCAATCCCAAGTCAAATCCGAG AGCCTACATAAGATTGTTAGCGgaagttgaaaaattgaagaagcAAATGTCTGCCAATTCCACAACTTTGCCTTTGGGAATTGAATGTTTCATGGATGATAAGGATGTTAAATCTGAGATGAAGAGAGCGGACATGGACGCTCTTTGCGCTAGCTTATTCCAACGCGTTGAAATAACATTGAAGGAATGTTTAAAACAGTCAG GATTAAATCTCGACGATATCTATGCAGTAGAAATTGTGGGTGGGTCATCGAGGATTCCCGCTATTAAGCAGCTAATGGAAAAGGTGTTTCAAAAACAGCCAAGCACCACTTTGAACCAGGATGAGGCAGTGGCTAGGGGCTGTGCCTTGCAGTGCGCCATGCTATCTCCTGCAGTTAGAGTGCGAGAATTTAGCGTAACTGATGTTCAG AACTATCCAATTCACATGTGTTGGGAAGCGAGCGCTGGGGGCGAAACAGCGGGAGACATAGAAGTATTTCCCGCAAATCATGCAGTTCCTTTCACCAAAATGCTTACCTTTTATCGCACTGAGGCATTTTCTCTTCGAGCTTTTTATAGCAACGATGTTCCCTATCCGGATCGTAACATTG GTACTTGGGTGGTAAAAGACATCCGTCCTACTGCGGATGGTAAGTCGCAAAAAGTTAAAGTCAAGGTGCGCATCAATCTGCATGGCGTCATGACCGTGACAAGCGCCTCCCTCATCGAAGCGAAAGAAGCTGTAGAGTCTCCCGAGGAGGAGAACCAAGAAGCCGGGAATGCACCTCAAGAGCACCAAAACGGCGAGCAGCAACGGAACCAGGGAGAGAATGATGTGAACATGGACGGTGGTGAGGCGGTTCAGCAGCAACAGCAGTCGGCAGAGGTAGGGTCCGGCACCAGCTGGACTAAGAAAATTTCGTCCTGGTTCAGCGGG GAGggagaaaaaaagaagaaacttGTGAAAAGCGTGGAATTGCCAATCGAAGCCCttacttttggattttcaaacgttgaaatCGACAAATTCAGCGAACAGGAATTCAAAATGATTGCTTCTGACAAACAGGAGAAGGAAAGAGCTGACGCTCGAAATGGTTTAGAAGAATACGTGTATGAATTGCGGAATAAGGCTTCGGAGGATTTGGCTCCTTATATTTTGGAAAGCGACAAAGAGCAGTTGGTCCGCGAATTGGACGGCATGGAAGATTGGTTGTATGGAGATGGAGAAGACTGCAACAAACAG gtttataTCGACAAACTAGCGGAGTTGAAGTCAAAAGGCGAGCCAGTGCAGCAACGTAAAATCGAATGCGATCTGAGACCCACTATTATCGAAGATTTCGCTAAATCTCTACAACAGTGCATGAAGGCTTTGGAACTTATAAA AAACAAGGACCCGAAATTCAGTCACTTGACCGATGAAGAAATCTCCAAAGTGGAGCAAGCCTTTAAGTCCGCTTATCAATGGCTGGAACAGACTAGGGGAAAATTGGCCGGTGCCCCTAAACATTTACACCCCCCCGTCACAATCGCCCAAATTAGACAGGAAAAAGGCAACTTTGAGAACAGCGTTAACTCAATTTTGAACAAAGCGCCACCGAAAGCGCCTTCTCCTCCGAAGGACGAGAAAGCGAATGCAGAACCGAAGGTTAACTCAGACCAGAAAGAGCAGAGTCAACAGCAACAGGAAAACATGGAGTGGTCGTAG
- the Cog3 gene encoding conserved oligomeric Golgi complex subunit 3 isoform X5 produces the protein MSRPPNRNIIEDPKDKQIQENLAKWQSTDDPLAPLSEKQKELLYELKDRVNSLYYESEENSSVVEQVSKCPERMPLINNNKDFIQWMIKVENEIQHENLKGLQEYYESLSRHLRNSEALFKHSSSAVSSISKLKQTYRNVVEKTNYLHHLSEQLMVNQRSLKEKKNDINSKLKYFVYFPKCQELVDHLGHNKVNSEEFIEVLNNIDNAISYLDANLNFKESKVYRMKYESLLSTALAYVYNFVNFIITDTTKQLFNVDKNEPLQQVQTADSAFALYYGKFQSGSAKMKLILNYIESKEEFNSYYKNTLYDCQKSYFTQRLPVLEVAISKALQDIKEKHKSDYSVLFRSCCLFTIKVCIDEARCYNYFFVNAATQLHDYLSTLCQHLYDTLRPCLIIINYIEILSELCGILKNEMLSEKVLSDSHLTKYVDVIKQLLEDVEERLVFRTNVFFKHDLNDYKPSPGDLAYPEKLQQMENIVLELKERRPDSRASSIVSIESQEVAQINAPVTTHLRSYTGNSPADLHGMWYPTVKRTLVCLSRLYFCLDRDTFQGLAQEALIVCVRTIQTASDLISAKKTPIDGKLFQIKHLLIIREQIAPFQVDFTTKELSLDFSSVQKAAVDLFHKGKQIFSFNTNNALLEFLLEGTPKVKEYLVDSRKEIDKQLKFCCESFIGYVTKVLIGNLMDWIEKADKILKIIRVENTQSNELSVKGQTFGKPEVVAEIIKESQKSMKSRIPEVQRSMQLYLANRETEFILFRPIKNNIINAFMQIDQILLKGGYSNEDQLQIACPSPEQVNILICSVSLTLEQEALNN, from the exons TTAGCCCCTTTATCCGAAAAACAGAAAGAACTGctttatgaactcaaagaTCGTGTAAACTCGTTGTACTATGAGAGTGAAGAAAACAGCTCTGTCGTAGAGCAGGTTTCAAAATGCCCTGAGCGAATGCCTTTgattaacaataacaaagATTTTATCCAATGGATGATAAAAGTGGAGAATGAAATACAACATGAGAACTTAAAAGGCTTGCAGGAGTATTATGAAAGTTTGTCTAGACATTTGAGGAATTCTGAGGCTCTGTTTAAACACTCCAGCTCAGCTGTGAGTTCTATAAGCAAGCTGAAGCAAACATACCGTAATGTTGTTGAGAAAACTAACTACTTGCATCATTTAAGTGAACAACTAATGGTTAATCAGAGATCgctcaaagagaaaaaaaatgacattaataGTAAGCTCAagtatttcgtttattttcccAAATGTCAAGAATTGGTAGATCATCTGGGTCATAATAAAGTAAACAGTGAAGAATTCATAGAAGTACTAAACAACATTGACAATGCAATCAGTTACTTGGATGCAAACTTGAACTTCAAAGAGTCTAAAGTTTACAGGATGAAGTATGAAAGCCTACTAAGCACAGCTTTGGCAtatgtttataattttgttaattttatcatCACTGATACCACAAAGCAACTGTTCAATGTAGACAAAAATGAACCTTTACAACAGGTCCAAACAGCAGATTCTGCATTTGCTCTATATTATGGGAAATTCCAAAGTGGCTCTGCTAAAATGAAACTAATATTGAATTACATAGAATCCAAGGAAGAGTTTAATAGCTATTATAAAAACACGCTCTATGATTGTCAGAAAAGCTACTTCACACAACGTCTGCCTGTTTTGGAAGTGGCAATTTCTAAAGCTCTTCAAGACATTAAAGAGAAGCATAAAAGTGACTATAGTGTTCTATTCAGATCTTGCTGTTTATTTACCATAAAAGTTTGCATAGATGAGGCCCGGTGTTACAATTACTTTTTTGTCAATGCAGCAACTCAGCTTCATGATTATTTAAGCACTTTATGCCAACATCTCTATGATACACTTAGACCTTGCCTTATAATCATCAATTACATAGAAATTCTGTCAGAGCTATgtggtattttaaaaaatgaaatgctGAGTGAGAAAGTATTAAGCGACAGTCATTTAACTAAATATGTAGATGTTATAAAGCAATTGCTAGAAGATGTAGAGGAAAGGCTAGTTTTTAGAACTAATGTGTTCTTTAAGCATGATCTAAATGACTATAAGCCCTCTCCTGGAGACTTGGCTTATCCAGAGAAGCTGCAGCAAATGGAGAACATTGTCTTGGAGTTAAAAGAGAGACGCCCAGATTCAAGGGCTTCTTCAATTGTGTCTATTGAGTCTCAAGAAGTAGCTCAAATCAATGCTCCCGTTACCACTCACTTAAGATCTTACACTGGAAACTCCCCAGCAGACTTACATGGGATGTGGTACCCTACTGTTAAGAGAACTTTGGTGTGTTTATCCCGACTTTATTTCTGTTTAGATAGAGACACATTCCAAGGCTTAGCCCAGGAAGCTTTGATTGTTTGTGTTCGCACTATCCAAACCGCCTCTGACTTAATCTCAGCAAAGAAAACCCCTATAGATGGAAAACTATTTCAAATCAAACATTTGCTAATTATCAGAGAACAAATTGCGCCATTCCAAGTGGATTTTACCACTAAAGAGCTAAGTTTGGATTTTAGTTCCGTTCAGAAAGCTGCAGTTGATCTTTTTCACAAAGGAAAACAGATATTTTCATTCAACACCAATAATGCCCTATTGGAATTCTTGCTGGAAGGGACTCCAAAGGTTAAAGAGTATTTAGTGGATTCAAGGAAAGAGATCGATAAGCAGTTGAAGTTTTGTTGTGAATCATTTATTGGCTACGTAACAAAGGTGCTTATAGGAAACCTTATGGATTGGATTGAGAAAGctgataaaattttgaagattattAGAGTGGAGAATACCCAGAGTAATGAGTTGTCAGTAAAAGGGCAGACTTTTGGGAAACCGGAAGTTGTGGCAG aaataattaaagagaGTCAAAAGAGCATGAAATCAAGAATACCAGAAGTGCAACGTTCCATGCAGCTTTATTTGGCCAATAGAGAGACTGAATTTATATTGTTTCgaccaattaaaaataacataataaacGCCTTCATGCAAATTGATCAGATATTATTGAAGGGGGGTTATTCAAATGAAGATCAGTTGCAAATAGCTTGCCCCTCTCCAGAACAAGTAAATATACTAATTTGTTCAGTGTCTCTTACTTTAGAGCAGGAAGcgttaaataattaa